The proteins below are encoded in one region of Pseudomonas entomophila L48:
- a CDS encoding RHS repeat-associated core domain-containing protein, which produces MTESARKREPQVAVAPLNTIDLKDVGRGAAAFDAWLQSASGGYVTLERVKTVAGALPVVGNIMALVDALGDVVTLVKSKNRQLLDWVSLGINLIGVLPAPPTMAAARMSLRPTLSLVRQELRNSAKMLLGDSLIQVLIGHLNATIAGTIDDFVAKAQPKIAGILADAGALGTKMTNEIAIGLEKVVKGQLDAKGDRAAARQQMSAAADKLLNDPKAAFSNFFGAVHSAYKAAGKGLANSTTSKLLPDQIKAKVLANTSQLRALGPEMARQFAKLADPAAQMSIGWMLTVLGGAVKGFRKRNRNGQPGVSKPGATTQVAREKGKGELAAISTQAKAIQTPCPCDKRKRPALPSIPKSTTGRSISFALGSEFIIHADFSLPGAFPIHWQRFYHSRQANYDLGSLGARWVNEFTTRIDVLGKGLLFHDYDGRSHEFELPQVGKSLFNAIEDLLLVRSSDDELVICRGFVRKEYYLRVGDRYYLRKILLQNDAGCMLHYEHHHEGRPVLSDIITFQGDVKDVLRHLGTLIDEQGHITGLWEMRDGQPLRQLCAYHYDDQGDLVATQDEHGAAWHYQYQNHLVTRYTDRTGRGMNLQWDGSAFDAKAIREWADDGSYDTRLEWDENIRLTYVTDAHGQETWYYYDILGHLYRVRHPDERSEWIFRDERKSVVRHVHADGSEDRYDYDEQGSVIRHIRADHSQVHIAYDDRRRPIKIRDAEGGLWLRDYDQKGNLVETTDPLGNKTEFAYTPSGLVKAIKDANGNEKKLAYNAADQLIEYTDCSGKTSQWAYDAFGQLVLFTDAAGNKTAYEYKTGQLAKVIHPDATEERFERDAEGRLLAHVDALDRCTTWAYNAVGLLAERVDANEHTLRYRWDKLGRLIGLENENESKANFLYDPVGRLLQEQGFDGLVTRYQYDPDTGRLASTQVGQRRIDITFDPVGRLISRAASLGDQRQEETFAYDGNGNLIQAVNAASKLQWFHDEAGNLTREHQYYLGTEVPMVAVWQHEYDALNLRTATIRPDGHKVSVLTYGSGHVLGMTLDQHELLAYERDDLHREVVRHQGNQLMQTQAWDPAGRLQEQLLGSHDGQSTLLKRQYQYDAVGQLTDIHDTRRGLLAYQYDPVGRLLQATSRLGVETFAFDPAGNLLDDKTQELNRPLESDPRRNKLMDNLLREYAGTHYQYDDRGNLIYRLHNGDKAHLAWDLFDRLTRYDDDRLTVVYSYDALGRRLHKHSTAHHQDDPRAGSGWNQMQRAKRQRELGCGYSLYGWDGDNLALESSPPQDEGETGRTVHYLYEPGSFVPVAQAIRKQPIRLLRQPDWSDREYDFDQDPLWQHEVKPQPIDAIAWYQCDHLGTPMELTDHNGELAWTAQYRAWGEIKEARSEWAKQNGLNNPIRFQGQYHDHETGLHYNRYRYYDPNAGRFISQDPISYAGGLNLFAYTPNPIYWYDSLGLEPTPLHRPGYSVYGLYNPGQKEPFYVGHTVQDPVDREQQHRQNQRLGKGELRVIESDLTYTQAKGKEQFYVEKYETKTGFPGNVIQPIDKSRTDERGLSHIAEYEKAKQGALQCGH; this is translated from the coding sequence ATGACCGAGTCCGCCAGGAAGCGCGAACCGCAGGTCGCCGTCGCCCCGCTCAACACTATCGATCTCAAGGACGTTGGCCGTGGCGCCGCCGCCTTTGACGCCTGGCTGCAGTCGGCCAGCGGCGGCTATGTCACCCTCGAACGGGTCAAGACCGTGGCTGGCGCGCTGCCGGTGGTGGGCAACATCATGGCACTGGTCGATGCCCTGGGAGACGTGGTCACCCTGGTCAAGAGCAAGAACCGCCAACTGCTCGACTGGGTCAGCTTGGGCATCAATCTGATCGGCGTGCTACCGGCGCCGCCGACCATGGCCGCAGCGCGCATGAGCCTGCGCCCAACCCTGTCCCTGGTGCGCCAGGAACTGCGCAACAGCGCCAAAATGCTGTTGGGTGACTCGCTGATCCAGGTGCTGATCGGCCATCTCAATGCCACCATTGCCGGGACCATCGACGACTTCGTGGCCAAGGCCCAGCCGAAGATCGCCGGCATTCTGGCCGACGCTGGCGCACTAGGCACCAAAATGACTAATGAGATCGCCATCGGCCTTGAGAAAGTGGTCAAGGGCCAGCTCGACGCCAAGGGTGACCGCGCTGCCGCGAGGCAGCAGATGTCCGCCGCCGCCGACAAGTTGCTCAACGACCCAAAGGCCGCCTTCAGCAACTTCTTCGGTGCCGTGCACAGTGCCTACAAGGCCGCCGGCAAGGGGCTGGCCAACAGCACCACCAGCAAGCTGTTGCCGGATCAGATCAAAGCCAAGGTATTGGCCAACACCAGCCAGCTGCGCGCCCTGGGGCCGGAGATGGCCCGGCAGTTCGCCAAGCTGGCCGACCCGGCAGCGCAGATGAGCATCGGCTGGATGCTGACGGTGCTGGGCGGGGCGGTGAAGGGGTTCCGCAAACGCAACAGGAACGGGCAACCAGGTGTGAGCAAGCCGGGGGCGACCACGCAGGTGGCGCGGGAGAAGGGCAAGGGGGAGTTGGCGGCTATCAGTACTCAGGCCAAGGCGATCCAGACGCCTTGTCCCTGCGATAAAAGAAAGCGGCCTGCGCTACCCTCGATACCCAAGTCGACTACAGGGCGCAGCATCAGCTTTGCCCTGGGGTCGGAGTTCATTATCCACGCTGATTTCAGCCTGCCTGGCGCATTTCCCATTCACTGGCAGCGCTTCTACCACTCGCGGCAGGCGAATTATGACCTGGGCAGCCTTGGCGCCCGCTGGGTCAATGAGTTCACCACGCGTATTGATGTGCTTGGCAAAGGCTTGCTGTTCCATGACTACGATGGCCGTAGCCATGAATTTGAACTGCCCCAAGTAGGCAAGTCGCTGTTCAACGCCATCGAGGACTTGCTGCTGGTACGCAGCAGCGACGATGAGCTGGTGATCTGCCGTGGCTTCGTGCGCAAGGAGTATTACCTGCGCGTGGGCGACCGTTACTACCTGCGCAAGATCCTGCTGCAGAACGACGCCGGCTGCATGCTGCACTACGAGCATCACCACGAAGGGCGTCCAGTGCTGTCGGACATCATCACCTTCCAGGGCGATGTGAAAGACGTCCTGCGCCACCTGGGCACGCTGATCGACGAACAGGGCCATATTACCGGCCTGTGGGAAATGCGCGATGGTCAGCCACTGCGTCAGCTGTGTGCCTACCACTACGATGATCAGGGGGATTTGGTCGCCACCCAGGACGAGCATGGCGCCGCCTGGCACTACCAGTACCAGAATCACTTGGTGACCCGTTACACCGACCGTACCGGTCGTGGGATGAACCTGCAGTGGGATGGCAGTGCATTCGATGCCAAGGCGATTCGCGAGTGGGCCGATGATGGCAGTTACGATACGCGCCTGGAATGGGACGAGAACATTCGCCTCACCTACGTCACCGACGCCCACGGCCAGGAGACCTGGTACTACTACGACATCCTTGGCCACCTGTACCGTGTGCGGCATCCGGACGAGCGCTCGGAGTGGATTTTCCGTGACGAGCGCAAGAGCGTGGTGCGCCATGTACACGCCGACGGCAGTGAGGACCGCTACGACTATGACGAACAAGGCAGTGTCATTCGCCATATCCGCGCCGATCACAGCCAGGTCCATATCGCTTATGACGACCGTCGCCGTCCGATCAAGATCCGCGACGCCGAAGGCGGCTTGTGGCTGCGGGACTATGACCAGAAGGGCAACCTGGTCGAGACCACCGACCCGTTAGGCAACAAGACCGAGTTCGCCTACACACCGTCTGGGCTGGTCAAGGCGATCAAGGACGCCAACGGTAACGAGAAAAAGCTGGCCTACAACGCGGCGGATCAGCTGATCGAGTACACCGACTGCTCGGGCAAGACCAGTCAATGGGCATACGACGCCTTCGGTCAGTTGGTGCTGTTCACCGATGCGGCGGGTAATAAGACAGCTTACGAGTACAAAACCGGCCAACTGGCAAAAGTCATCCACCCGGACGCCACTGAAGAGCGTTTCGAGCGCGATGCTGAAGGTCGTCTGCTGGCTCACGTCGACGCGTTGGACCGTTGCACCACCTGGGCCTACAACGCTGTGGGCCTGCTCGCCGAGCGGGTGGATGCCAATGAACACACGCTGCGTTATCGCTGGGACAAACTGGGCCGCCTGATCGGCCTGGAAAACGAGAACGAGAGCAAGGCCAACTTCCTCTATGACCCGGTCGGGCGCTTGCTGCAAGAGCAAGGCTTCGATGGCTTGGTGACGCGTTACCAGTACGATCCTGATACGGGCCGGCTGGCCAGCACCCAGGTCGGTCAGCGCCGCATCGATATCACCTTCGACCCGGTGGGGCGTCTGATTTCACGTGCGGCCAGCTTGGGTGACCAACGTCAGGAGGAGACCTTCGCTTACGACGGCAACGGCAACCTGATCCAGGCGGTCAACGCGGCCAGCAAGCTGCAATGGTTCCATGATGAGGCGGGCAACCTGACCCGCGAGCACCAGTACTACCTCGGTACCGAGGTGCCGATGGTTGCGGTGTGGCAGCACGAGTACGACGCACTGAACCTGCGCACAGCGACGATCCGCCCGGATGGTCACAAGGTCAGCGTGCTCACCTACGGCAGCGGCCACGTGCTCGGCATGACCCTCGACCAGCATGAATTGCTCGCCTACGAGCGCGATGACCTGCACCGTGAAGTAGTGCGCCATCAGGGCAACCAGCTGATGCAAACCCAGGCCTGGGACCCGGCGGGGCGCCTGCAAGAGCAACTGCTGGGCAGCCATGATGGTCAGTCCACCTTGCTCAAGCGCCAATACCAATACGATGCCGTGGGCCAGCTGACCGATATCCACGACACCCGCCGTGGCCTCCTGGCCTATCAGTACGATCCCGTTGGCCGCTTGCTGCAAGCCACCAGCCGCCTTGGCGTGGAGACCTTTGCTTTCGACCCGGCCGGCAACCTGCTGGATGACAAGACCCAGGAACTCAATCGTCCGCTGGAAAGCGATCCGCGGCGCAACAAGCTGATGGACAACCTGCTGCGTGAATACGCCGGGACCCATTACCAGTACGACGACCGTGGCAACCTGATCTATCGCCTGCACAACGGCGACAAGGCCCACCTGGCCTGGGACCTGTTCGACCGCCTGACGCGTTATGACGATGACAGGCTCACGGTGGTGTACAGCTACGATGCCTTGGGCCGCCGTCTGCACAAGCACTCCACCGCGCATCACCAGGATGATCCGCGGGCCGGCAGTGGCTGGAACCAGATGCAGCGGGCCAAGCGCCAGCGCGAACTGGGTTGCGGTTACAGCTTGTATGGTTGGGATGGCGACAATCTCGCCTTGGAAAGCTCGCCGCCGCAGGACGAGGGTGAAACCGGGCGCACCGTGCATTACCTGTACGAACCGGGCAGTTTCGTGCCGGTTGCCCAGGCTATACGCAAGCAGCCGATCCGCTTGCTACGCCAACCGGACTGGAGCGACCGGGAATACGATTTCGATCAGGACCCGCTGTGGCAGCACGAGGTCAAACCACAGCCGATCGACGCCATTGCCTGGTACCAGTGCGACCACCTCGGCACGCCGATGGAACTGACCGACCACAATGGCGAATTGGCGTGGACGGCGCAGTACAGGGCGTGGGGGGAGATCAAGGAAGCCCGTTCGGAGTGGGCCAAACAGAATGGCCTGAACAACCCGATTCGCTTCCAGGGGCAGTACCACGACCATGAGACCGGGCTGCATTACAATCGCTATCGGTACTATGATCCTAACGCGGGTCGGTTTATCAGCCAGGACCCAATCAGCTACGCAGGTGGGTTGAACCTCTTTGCCTACACCCCCAACCCCATCTATTGGTATGACTCCCTGGGCCTTGAGCCCACTCCTTTGCACAGACCGGGATACTCGGTCTATGGCCTGTATAACCCAGGTCAGAAGGAGCCATTCTATGTGGGGCATACGGTTCAGGACCCCGTCGACCGAGAGCAGCAGCACAGGCAGAATCAACGGCTTGGCAAAGGGGAGCTGAGGGTCATCGAGAGTGACTTGACCTACACCCAGGCGAAGGGGAAGGAACAGTTCTATGTCGAGAAGTATGAGACTAAAACGGGTTTTCCCGGGAACGTCATCCAGCCAATTGATAAGTCCAGAACTGACGAGCGCGGGCTCTCGCATATCGCGGAGTATGAAAAGGCCAAGCAGGGAGCCCTTCAGTGTGGGCATTAA
- a CDS encoding bifunctional O-acetylhomoserine aminocarboxypropyltransferase/cysteine synthase: MKLETLAIHAGFSPDPSTRAVAVPIYQTTSFAFDDTQHGADLFDLKVAGNIYSRIMNPTNDVLEQRMAALEGGVGALAVASGMAAITYALQTVAEAGDNIVSVAKLYGGTYNLLAHTLPRMGITTRFAAHDDIAALEALIDARTKAVFCESIGNPAGNIVDIQALADAAHRHGVPLIVDNTVATPILCRPFEHGADIVVHSLTKYIGGHGTSIGGIVIDSGKFPWGENKERFALLNTPDPSYHGVTYTEAFGPAAFIGRCRVVPLRNTGAALSPFNAFLILQGLETLALRMERHTENALKVARYLQQHDQVAWVKYAGLPDHPEHELARRYTGGKPASILSFGIKGGQAAGARFIDALQLVVRLVNIGDAKSLACHPASTTHRQLNDEELEKAGVPRDMVRLSIGIEHSDDIIADLAQALEASRG, translated from the coding sequence ATGAAGCTGGAAACTCTCGCCATCCACGCGGGCTTCAGCCCCGACCCGAGCACCCGGGCCGTGGCCGTGCCCATCTACCAGACCACCTCGTTCGCCTTCGACGACACCCAGCATGGCGCCGACCTGTTCGACCTGAAGGTGGCCGGCAATATCTACTCGCGCATCATGAACCCCACCAACGACGTGCTCGAGCAGCGCATGGCCGCCCTCGAGGGCGGAGTCGGCGCGCTGGCCGTGGCCTCTGGCATGGCGGCCATCACCTACGCCCTGCAGACCGTCGCCGAGGCCGGCGACAACATCGTCTCGGTGGCCAAGCTGTACGGCGGTACCTACAACCTGCTGGCCCACACCCTGCCGCGCATGGGCATCACCACCCGCTTCGCCGCCCATGACGACATCGCCGCCCTCGAGGCGTTGATCGACGCACGCACCAAGGCGGTGTTCTGTGAGTCCATCGGCAACCCCGCCGGCAACATCGTCGATATCCAGGCCCTGGCCGACGCCGCCCACCGCCATGGCGTGCCGCTGATCGTCGACAACACCGTCGCCACGCCGATCCTCTGCCGCCCGTTCGAGCACGGCGCCGATATCGTCGTGCACTCGCTGACCAAGTACATCGGCGGCCATGGCACCAGCATCGGCGGCATCGTCATCGACTCGGGCAAGTTCCCCTGGGGTGAAAACAAGGAACGCTTCGCCCTGCTCAACACCCCTGACCCGTCCTACCACGGTGTCACCTACACCGAAGCCTTCGGCCCCGCCGCCTTCATCGGCCGCTGCCGCGTGGTGCCGCTGCGCAACACCGGCGCTGCGCTGTCGCCGTTCAATGCCTTCCTGATCCTGCAAGGCCTGGAAACGCTGGCCCTGCGCATGGAGCGCCACACCGAGAACGCGCTCAAGGTCGCCCGTTACCTGCAACAACACGACCAGGTGGCCTGGGTGAAGTACGCCGGCCTGCCCGACCACCCCGAGCATGAGCTGGCCCGGCGCTACACCGGCGGCAAGCCGGCGTCGATCCTGTCGTTCGGCATCAAGGGCGGCCAGGCGGCCGGGGCGCGCTTCATCGATGCGCTGCAGCTGGTGGTGCGCCTGGTGAACATCGGCGACGCCAAGTCGCTGGCCTGCCACCCCGCCTCCACCACCCACCGCCAGCTCAACGACGAAGAGCTGGAAAAGGCCGGGGTGCCACGGGACATGGTGCGCCTGTCGATCGGCATCGAGCACAGCGACGACATCATCGCCGACCTCGCGCAGGCGCTGGAGGCCAGCCGCGGTTGA
- a CDS encoding alpha-keto acid decarboxylase family protein — protein sequence MTKFTVADYLLTRLKQLGLEKVFQVPGDYCSNFMSALEAFDGIDAVGEIYEMGAAYSADGYARVHGLGAVSLQYGVGTFSAVNAIAGAFVERNPVVVISASPSTKDRLKANSQNVLFHHSTGDFEADRNVLEQVTVACEILSDPHRAPWQIDNALIAALTHRQPIYLEAYQDIWGEAVSRPHGQLTPAPRPSNPQALQELVDATVERLATARQPLVLLGVEVIRYGLQDAVQRLIDSCGLPFSTTLDAKTVLDESQAPFIGTYAGPASRPETSAQVDTCDCILAIGVIFTDDYLDLLNARYGQIVQVNCELARAGDDNYPNVRLPDYVDALLKALKVDTQFPRQGMALAASRPLLGSGAVPCALSYASFFDSLVSFAQEHRLWQSSTLILGESSSLYVASNINGMPRGSFISDAIWGSLGHETGCALGVALGSGRRPVVVAGDGGFMMVSQSLAALARNQVNAVVFVMSNQVYAIEQAFVDPKAFTPGGEFAPFDTLPALDYTALATGYGALGYRVETVDQLEQLLPQLLVVVGRPVLVEVKIAEKDLAEQIKRLATVS from the coding sequence ATGACGAAATTCACCGTGGCCGACTACCTGCTCACCCGGCTCAAGCAACTCGGCCTGGAGAAGGTGTTCCAGGTGCCTGGGGACTATTGCTCGAACTTCATGAGCGCACTGGAGGCCTTCGACGGTATCGACGCCGTGGGCGAAATCTACGAGATGGGCGCCGCCTACAGCGCCGATGGCTACGCCCGGGTACATGGCCTGGGTGCCGTGTCGCTGCAATATGGCGTAGGCACCTTCAGCGCGGTGAACGCCATCGCCGGCGCGTTTGTGGAGCGCAACCCGGTGGTGGTGATTTCCGCGAGCCCCTCGACCAAAGACCGCCTCAAGGCCAACAGCCAGAACGTGCTGTTCCACCACTCCACCGGCGACTTCGAGGCCGACCGCAACGTGCTGGAACAAGTGACCGTGGCCTGCGAGATTCTGTCCGACCCGCACCGCGCACCCTGGCAGATCGACAACGCCCTGATCGCCGCACTCACCCATCGCCAACCCATTTATCTGGAGGCCTACCAGGACATCTGGGGCGAAGCAGTCAGCCGGCCCCACGGCCAGCTGACCCCGGCCCCGCGCCCGTCCAACCCGCAGGCCCTGCAGGAATTGGTCGACGCCACTGTTGAGCGCCTGGCCACGGCGCGCCAGCCACTGGTACTGCTGGGCGTGGAGGTGATCCGCTATGGCCTGCAGGATGCCGTGCAACGCCTGATCGACAGTTGCGGCCTGCCCTTCTCTACCACCCTCGACGCCAAGACCGTGCTCGACGAAAGCCAGGCGCCGTTCATCGGCACCTACGCCGGCCCCGCCTCGCGCCCGGAAACCTCGGCGCAGGTGGATACTTGCGACTGCATCCTGGCCATCGGCGTGATCTTCACCGACGACTACCTCGACCTGTTGAACGCGCGCTACGGCCAGATCGTCCAGGTGAACTGCGAGCTGGCCCGCGCTGGCGACGACAACTACCCCAACGTGCGCCTGCCGGACTACGTCGACGCGCTGCTCAAGGCCCTGAAGGTGGACACCCAGTTCCCCCGCCAGGGCATGGCCCTCGCCGCCTCGCGCCCGCTGCTGGGCAGCGGCGCGGTACCCTGCGCGCTGAGCTACGCGAGCTTCTTCGACAGCCTGGTGAGCTTCGCCCAGGAACACCGGCTGTGGCAAAGCAGCACGCTGATCCTGGGTGAAAGCTCGTCGCTGTACGTGGCCAGCAACATCAACGGCATGCCCCGCGGCAGCTTCATCTCCGACGCCATCTGGGGCTCGCTCGGCCACGAGACCGGCTGCGCCCTGGGCGTGGCGCTGGGCAGCGGCCGCCGCCCGGTGGTGGTGGCCGGCGACGGCGGCTTCATGATGGTCAGCCAGTCGCTGGCGGCGTTGGCACGCAACCAGGTCAATGCCGTGGTGTTCGTGATGAGCAACCAGGTGTACGCGATCGAGCAGGCGTTCGTCGATCCCAAGGCGTTTACCCCAGGCGGTGAGTTCGCGCCGTTCGATACCCTGCCCGCGCTGGACTACACGGCACTGGCCACAGGCTATGGCGCGTTGGGGTACCGGGTGGAAACAGTGGACCAACTGGAGCAGTTGCTGCCGCAGTTGCTGGTGGTCGTGGGCCGGCCGGTGCTGGTGGAGGTGAAGATCGCCGAGAAGGACCTGGCCGAGCAGATCAAGCGACTGGCGACGGTGAGCTAG
- a CDS encoding DUF4225 domain-containing protein yields MTARSEHEVPWDDDFWEVSHAAARLTQYACEVAARCLDDGMLRLQFTQEMAYVGKGIVEEVRTGRKTPEQGLNLIKKEHVELTQQALQYSRLVAGLAAGVLQVAGGVAVCKLSAGIACATGGIALVQHGINGIYENGRNIIQRRTDTVGPLRSGYQEMAKALGGKASHGNVAYGVMEIALSVFGLTTLVVSRSAWRLYRYVRADMVPAYKKMGTILVTFELGVNVMNGELIWVELTKE; encoded by the coding sequence ATGACGGCGCGCAGCGAGCACGAGGTCCCGTGGGATGACGACTTCTGGGAAGTGAGCCATGCGGCGGCCCGGCTGACCCAATATGCCTGTGAGGTGGCCGCGCGGTGTTTGGATGACGGGATGTTGCGGCTGCAGTTCACGCAGGAGATGGCGTATGTCGGGAAGGGCATTGTGGAGGAGGTTCGGACGGGGAGGAAAACGCCGGAGCAAGGGCTGAATCTTATAAAAAAAGAGCATGTCGAATTGACTCAGCAGGCTCTTCAATATTCAAGGTTGGTTGCAGGTTTGGCGGCTGGAGTGTTGCAAGTTGCTGGAGGCGTTGCAGTCTGCAAACTTTCCGCAGGGATTGCATGTGCTACGGGTGGTATTGCGCTTGTACAGCACGGAATCAATGGAATTTATGAAAATGGCCGGAATATTATTCAAAGGCGAACCGATACTGTAGGACCACTTCGGTCGGGCTATCAAGAAATGGCGAAGGCTCTTGGTGGGAAAGCGTCACATGGGAATGTTGCGTATGGGGTTATGGAAATCGCTCTTTCGGTGTTTGGGTTGACCACGCTCGTGGTCAGTCGTTCTGCATGGCGACTCTACAGGTATGTCAGGGCTGATATGGTTCCTGCTTACAAGAAGATGGGGACGATTCTTGTAACGTTTGAGCTTGGGGTGAATGTCATGAATGGGGAATTGATCTGGGTGGAGTTGACAAAGGAATGA
- a CDS encoding flavin monoamine oxidase family protein has translation MSHNHPLDVAIIGGGVSGTYSAWRLQQAHGTHQRIQLFEYGDRIGGRLFSINLPGLPNVVAEVGGMRYMPGADGHVMVDTLVQHLGLPSKDFPMGNEQDQIGAKDNLFYLRGQRFRFRDFVEAPHKIPYDLGWTERGYNPEDLQVNVMNSIYPGFDKLSLAEQMQVQVFGKPIWRYGFWDLLYRVLSNEGYQFMKDAGGYDANVANASAVTQLPATEYSDATEFRTLKDGFQSLPLTLAQRFVEHAGGLVPGDQRIQMNRRLAALSYSGNSEYPYRLHLRHTETINGKTHDLEGEDIVEARQVILALPRRSLELIDSPLFDDPWLKDNLKSVLVQSAFKLFLAYEQPWWRNLGLVAGRSVTDLPIRQCYYMGTECDQPGGEQTFNSLLMASYNDIGTVPFWKGLEDGPEFVGYTPRSLEGRIANDAVVPRTQFQISDEMVRIAQRQVTQLHAQVELPAPYSAVYHAWDADPYGGGWHEWKANYRVDLIIQKMRHPVKDQQVFIVGEAYSYGQGWVEGALTTAESALQEFFELPRPSWLPASYQLLPTPAPEEIDYSKPPMPAHPAQVLDGITQNICAGIKP, from the coding sequence ATGAGCCACAACCACCCCCTGGACGTCGCCATCATCGGCGGCGGTGTCTCCGGTACCTACAGCGCCTGGCGCCTGCAACAGGCCCACGGCACCCACCAACGCATCCAGCTCTTCGAATACGGTGATCGCATCGGCGGGCGCCTGTTCAGCATCAACCTGCCCGGCCTGCCCAACGTGGTCGCCGAGGTTGGCGGCATGCGCTACATGCCCGGGGCCGACGGCCATGTGATGGTCGACACCCTGGTGCAGCACCTGGGCCTGCCGAGCAAAGACTTCCCCATGGGCAACGAGCAGGACCAGATCGGCGCCAAGGACAACCTGTTCTACCTGCGCGGCCAGCGCTTCCGTTTCCGCGACTTCGTCGAGGCGCCGCACAAGATCCCCTACGACCTGGGCTGGACCGAACGCGGCTACAACCCCGAAGACCTCCAGGTCAACGTGATGAACAGCATCTACCCCGGCTTCGACAAGCTGAGCCTGGCCGAGCAGATGCAAGTGCAGGTGTTCGGCAAGCCGATCTGGCGCTACGGCTTCTGGGACTTGCTCTACCGCGTGCTGAGCAACGAGGGCTACCAGTTCATGAAGGACGCCGGCGGCTATGACGCCAACGTCGCCAACGCCAGTGCCGTGACCCAGCTGCCCGCTACCGAATACAGCGACGCCACCGAGTTCCGCACGCTCAAGGATGGCTTCCAGAGCCTGCCGCTGACCCTCGCCCAGCGCTTCGTCGAGCACGCCGGCGGGCTGGTGCCCGGCGACCAGCGCATCCAGATGAACCGCCGCCTGGCCGCCCTGAGCTACAGCGGCAACAGCGAATACCCCTACCGCTTGCACCTGCGCCACACCGAGACCATCAACGGCAAGACCCACGACCTCGAAGGCGAGGACATCGTGGAGGCCCGCCAGGTGATCCTCGCCCTGCCGCGTCGCTCGCTGGAGCTGATCGACTCGCCGCTGTTCGACGACCCCTGGCTCAAGGACAACCTGAAGTCGGTGCTGGTGCAGTCGGCGTTCAAGCTGTTCCTGGCCTACGAGCAACCCTGGTGGCGCAACCTCGGCCTGGTCGCCGGGCGTTCGGTCACCGACCTGCCGATCCGCCAGTGCTACTACATGGGCACCGAGTGCGATCAGCCGGGCGGCGAGCAGACCTTCAACTCGCTGCTGATGGCCTCCTACAACGACATCGGCACCGTACCGTTCTGGAAAGGCCTGGAAGACGGCCCCGAGTTCGTCGGCTACACCCCGCGCAGCCTCGAAGGCCGCATCGCCAACGACGCGGTGGTGCCGCGCACGCAGTTCCAGATCAGTGACGAGATGGTGCGCATCGCCCAGCGCCAGGTCACCCAGCTGCATGCACAGGTGGAGCTGCCGGCACCGTATTCGGCCGTCTACCACGCCTGGGACGCCGACCCGTACGGCGGTGGCTGGCACGAGTGGAAGGCCAACTACCGCGTGGACCTGATCATCCAGAAGATGCGCCACCCGGTGAAAGACCAGCAGGTGTTCATCGTCGGCGAGGCCTACTCCTACGGCCAGGGCTGGGTCGAAGGCGCGCTGACCACCGCCGAGTCCGCCCTGCAAGAGTTCTTCGAGCTGCCGCGCCCAAGCTGGCTGCCGGCCAGCTACCAACTGCTGCCGACTCCGGCACCGGAGGAAATCGACTACAGCAAGCCGCCCATGCCCGCACATCCTGCGCAAGTACTCGACGGCATCACCCAGAACATCTGTGCGGGGATCAAGCCATGA
- a CDS encoding Hcp family type VI secretion system effector, producing the protein MAYHGYMTITGALQGLISAGCSTQDSIGNKCQAGHRDQIMVLAFDHSLSNLDNVSRALHRPVYLTKFIDKSTPLLAQALDSRERVECDLTFFRTSAAGLQERYYSVRLGGGLIVQQNVAMPHAVLLNEQEPQEHLAIRYREISWVHHAAGTTGYSTWGEE; encoded by the coding sequence ATGGCTTATCACGGCTACATGACGATCACGGGCGCGCTTCAGGGCCTGATTTCGGCGGGGTGTTCCACCCAGGATTCCATCGGCAACAAATGCCAGGCGGGTCATCGGGACCAGATCATGGTCCTGGCCTTCGATCACAGCCTTTCCAACCTCGACAACGTCAGCCGGGCGCTGCACCGGCCGGTCTACCTCACCAAGTTCATCGACAAGTCCACCCCGTTGCTGGCGCAGGCGCTCGATTCGAGGGAGCGGGTGGAGTGTGACCTCACCTTCTTCCGCACCAGTGCTGCGGGCCTGCAGGAACGGTACTACTCGGTAAGGCTCGGCGGCGGGCTGATCGTCCAGCAGAACGTGGCCATGCCCCATGCCGTCCTGCTGAACGAGCAGGAGCCGCAGGAGCACCTGGCGATCCGCTATCGGGAGATTTCCTGGGTGCACCATGCGGCGGGGACCACCGGTTATTCGACCTGGGGTGAGGAATGA